From the genome of Haloferax sp. Atlit-12N:
CCGTTCGGCGTCGAGACCGTCGGCGTGCGCTACTCGCCGGAGAAGGGCGGCCCGACCGACGAGGTCGTCGGCTTCGACGACGAACAGGGCCTCCACGACGCCTTCGCCCGCGCCGACTACGTCGTCATCGCGTGCCCGCTGACCGACGCCACCCGCGGCCTCGTCGACGCCGACGCGTTCGCCTCGATGGCCCCCGACACCGTCCTCGTCAACGTCGGCCGCGGCCCGGTCGTCGACACCGACGCGCTCGTCTCCCAACTCCGGAGCAACGGCATCCGTGGGGCGGCACTCGACGTGACCGACCCCGAACCGCTCCCCTCGGACCACCCGCTTTGGGACTTCGAGAACGTCCTCATCACGCCCCACAACGCCGGCCACACCCCGAAGTACTGGGAGCGCATGGCCGACATCATCGCCGAGAACCTCGACAAACTGGACGCCGGCGACGACGACCTGCGGAACCGCGTGGTCTAACCCGAGTCGAACCGGCGGCTCCGCGAGTGCGGAATCGGTGACGCCGCGACCGGGTTCCGCATCGAAACTGTCAATTCGGTTGCGACTGTCGGTTACGCCGTGCAGTTTGCATCGTGGCGGTGGAACCGAATCCTTGCCTTTTTCGGCGGCGCTGGACTCCTCTTTTTGGTTCCGTGGTCGGGGCTCTCGCCCGCTCTCCCGGCGTGGACGGTAGACGTGTTGGTCTCCGTCCCGTTCGGCTTGTGCGTCTACGGGTTCACCGAACAGCCGCGAAAAGTGATTCTGCTGATTCCGGTCGGAACCGCGCTCGGAATCGGGGTACTCGCCCTGTACCGGGCGTCCGGCGTGCACCTGTTTTGACGACGGACGACGGCGTCCGCGTCGCGGGAGACGCCGCGACGACTCGTCTCTTCGTCTCTATTCGTCGCGCGTGAGCGCCGGGTTCGTCACCGCGCCGTTCGCGGCGGAGCCGAAGTCGCGGGCGTACTTCGCCAGCACGCCGGAGGTGTACGCCGGCGGCTTGGGTTCCCAGTCTTCCTTCCGCGCTTCGAGTTCCTCGTCAGAGAGGTCCACGGAGAGTTCGCGGTTCGGGATGTCGACGGTCACCTCGTCGCCGTCTTCGAGGAGGCCGATGGGACCGCCCTCGGTCGCCTCGGGGGCGACGTGGCCGACCATCGGGCCGCGCGTCGCGCCGGAGAACCGACCGTCGGTGAGGAGCGCCACGTCGTCCTCGTGGCCCTGTCCGACGACGGCGGCGGTGACGCCGAGCATCTCGCGCATGCCGGGGCCGCCGCGCGGACCCTCGTTGCGGATAGCAATGACGTCGCCTTCCTCGATGTGGCCCTCCTGCACGTAGCGCATCGCGTCCTCTTCGTTCTCGAAGACGCGGGCGGGGCCGGTGTGGTGGAAGGCGTCGTCACCGGTGACCTTCAGGACCGCGCCGTCGGGCGCGAGGTTGCCGGTGAGAATCTTGATTGCGCCCTCCTCCTGATACGGCTCGTCGACCGTGTAGAGGAAGTCCGCTTCGAGGCCGTCGTCGTCCGGGAGGTCGAGGTGGTCGAGTTCCTCGGCGATGGTGCGGCCGGTGACGGTCATCGCGTCGCCGTGGAACAAGCCGGCCTCGACGAGACGACGGATGACGACCGGGATGCCGCCGATTTCGTGGAGGTCGTTCATGACGCGCGTGCCGCCGGGCTGGAGATTGGCGATTTTCGGCGTGCGCCGGGAAATCTCGTCGAACTCCTCGATGTCGAGGTCGACGCCGGCCTCGGCGGCCAGCGCGAGCAGGTGGAGCACGGCGTTGGTCGAGCCGCCGGTAGCGACTTGGAGCGTGATGGCGTTCTCGAAGGACTTCTTGGAGAGGATGTCGGAGGGGCGGCGGTCGTTCTCCACGCAGTCGAGGACGACCTCGCCGGCGCGGCGGGCGTTCTCGTAGCGCTCGTCGGACTCGGCGGGCGCGGACGCGGACCCGAGCGGGGCCAGTCCGAGCGCCTCGGAGATAGAGGCCATCGTGTTGGCGGTGAACATCCCGCCGCAGGAGCCCGCGCCGGGGCAGGCGTGGCGTTCGAGGTCGTCGAGTTCCTCGGCGCTCATGTCGCCTTCGGCGTAGGTGCCGACGCCCTCGAAGACGTTCTGGACGGTCACCTCGCGTCCCTCGTGCTGGCCGGGCATGATGGAGCCGCCGTAGAGGAACACCGACGGGAGGTCGGTCCGGATGGCGGCCATCATCATCCCGGGGAGGTTCTTGTCACAGCCGGCGACGGTGACGAGCGCGTCCATGCGCTCGCCGAAGGAGACGAGTTCGACCGAGTCGGCGATGACCTCGCGGGAGATGAGCGAGGCCTTCATGCCCTCTGTCCCCATGGAGATGGCGTCGGAGATGGTGACGGTCCCGAACTCGATGGGCATCCCGCCCGCGGCGTCGATGCCCTCGATGGCGGCGTCGGCAACGTCGTCGAGGTGGACGTTACACGGGGTGATGTCGGCGGCGGGGTTCGGCACGCCGACCATCGGCGACGAGAAGTCCTCGTCGTCGAAGCCCATGGCGCGGAACATCGCACGGTGCGGGGCCTTGTCGGGACCCTCTGTGACCTCCGTGCTGCGGAGATTCGGGTCCTTACCGCTGGAGAACACGTCGTCCGGGTCCTCCTCGCGTGGGGACTGCTGGCTCATACCTCTTCGGAGCGTGTGCGCGAACTTAAATGGCCGCGACTGGGCAGACGTTGCAGTCGGATTCGCCCGACGAACCACGGTTCTGAGGGGCTTTTCCTACTCCGCGTCGCGCCGCGCCAGCCCGGTGAGATGCGGCGCTTCGGGGACGATTATCTCCGCGGTCCCGAGGCGGGCGGCGTTCTCGTTGCCCGGAAGGCAGAACGTCGGCATCCCGTCGACGACGCCGGCGGTCGCGCGGGTGCCGACGACCTTGGTGCCGATTTCGTCGTACGAGAGCCGCCGGAACAGTTCGCCGAAGCCGGGGAGCGTCTTCCCGAACAACTGCGCCGTCGCCTCCACGGTCCGGTCGTCGGGCGTGACGCCCGTCCCGCCGGTCGTAACCGTCACGTCGACGTCGCCGCGGTCGGCCATCCGCGCGACCGCGGTCTGAATCTCGTCGTAGTCGTCGTCGACGACCCGCCGAACCGACACCGAATGTCCGGCCTCGCGGAGCAGTTCCGCTATCGCGTCGCCGGCGGGGTCGTCGTCGACGTCGCGGGTGGACGAAATCGTCAGCACCGCCGCGTCGAGGTCGTCGATGTCGTGGTGGTGATGGTCGTGGTCGTGGTCGCCGTGATGGTGGTCGTGGTCTCCCTCACCGTGATGGTGGCCGTTGTCGTGCTCGCCGTGGTTGTGGTCTCCCTCACCGTGATGATGGTCGTGGTCGCTCACGGCCGCGGCTTCGTCGTCCGGCGATAAAGTTCCCGCGTCGCCCCGGCGGTCGTTGGCTCGCGGCGGCCGGACGGTTCACCGCCGAGCGGTGCGGTTCACTCGCCGTCTGTGACCTCGTCGAGCGAGTCGAGCGTCAGGCGTTCCGCGTTCTCGCGGAGCGTCTCGAACTGCTCGTTGGCCCACTCGACGGCGGCTTCGGTGTCGTTGCGGGCGACCCCGCCGACACCGGTGTCGGTGTAGATGACGATGCCCGCCTCCGATTCCGTCACCCAGAGGCCGAACCGGAACGGTACCTCTCCTCGGTAGAGCGTCACCGACTCGTGTCGGAGTTGGTCTTCGATGACCGCCCGGGACGTGGGAACGGCGACGAGCCGGTCGAACAACTCGTCGGCGATAATCATCTCGACGACCGTCCCGCCGGCGGTCGCCGTCTCGTAGAACGGCCGGAGCTGACCGACGAGTGCGACCGGGGCGACGCCGTAGACTCGCTCCGCGTGCTCGATGCTCGAAAACAGCTCCTGAATCGCGCTGTCCGGAATGTTCGGCGTCGACGTGTGGACCGTCGCGCCCGTGAGGAACGCGGGGTCCAAGGGCGCGTCGGCGGGCAGCATCGACAGGAGATCACGAGCCGCGTGAACGCCGCGGAGCGAGTCGAGACACTCGTCGTACGCGTCGAGCGCGCGCCGGCCGACGCACGTCAGTCGGTACTGGCCGTCGCTGCGCTCGGCGAGCCCGGCGTCGAGCAGTTCGCGGACGACGCGGTCGACCGTCGACCGCGACGTGTCGAGGTCGTCGGCGAGTTCGCGCTTGTCTCGCGGTCGCTCCGCGAGCGACCGGACGAACGACGACCGCCTCACGACCAGGCGCGAGAGCTGTGCTGAAGTCTCGTCTCTGTTCACGTACGTGATTCTCCTTCGAGCAGGACCCGACGACCGTCGGCCCCGACCGTTCGGCCCGCCGAGCATCCGTCGGCGTGCGCGACTACCAAACCCGACTGTGTTGGGAACCCTGCGTCGTATATATCTTCGCACCGATAGGTTTTGGAACCTGCGGAGTTCGTTGTATGTCGAAAAAGAGGAAAGACGATTGGCGTAAACTCACACTTTAGTTCCTACCCTCCGTCGGTGAGGTCGAGATGAAAGCGGTCCAATTCACGGAGCACGGCGACCGAGACGTCCTCGAATACGGCGACTTCCCGGACCCGGAGGTCGGCCCCGACGAGGTTCTCGTCGACGTGAAGGCGGCTTCGCTCAACCACCTCGACATCTGGACGCGACGGGGGCTCCCGGGCGTCGAGTTGGAGATGCCGCACATCCCCGGCAGCGACATGGCCGGCGTCGTCACCGAGGTCGGCGAGCGCGTGACCCGGTTCGAGGCGGGCGACCACGTCGCGCTCATTGCGGGCCTCGCCGACGGCGGCGACGAGTTCTCCCGGAAGGGCGACCCGACGCTCGCACCGGACTTCCGCATCATCGGCGAGCACACTCGCGGCGTCCACGCCGAGTTCGCGGCGATACCCGAGGAGAACCTCGTGCCCGTCCCCGAGGACGTGCCGTGGGAGGTCGCCGGTTCCGCGTCGCTCGTCTTCCAGACCGCGTGGCGGATGCTCGTCGACCGCGGCGAACTGCGCCCCGGCGAGAAGGTGCTCGTCCTCGGCGCGTCCGGCGGCGTCGGCCACGCGGCCGTCCAAATCGCCGACTACGCGGGCGCGGAAGTGTACGCGACCGCCTCCACCGACGAGAAACTGGAGTACGCGAAGGAGTGCGGCGCGGACCACGTCATCAACTACGAGGAGGACGACTTCTCGAAGGAGATTCGCAAACTCACCGACGGCCGCGGCGTCGATATGGTGGTCGACCACATCGGCGAGGCCACCTACAAGCAGTCGCTCAAGAGCCTCGTCAAGGGCGGCCGCGTCGTCACCTGCGGGGCGACCACCGGCCCCGACCCGGGCGCGGGCCTCAACTACATCTTCTGGAACCAACTTTCGGTCATCGGCTCGACGATGGCGACGCCCGGCGAGGCCGACGAAGTGCTCGACCTCGTGTGGGACGGCACCTTCGAACCCCGCATCCGCGAGACGCTCCCCATGAGCGAAATCGACCGCGCGCACGAACTCATCGAGGAGCGACAGGGCTTTGGCAAGGTGGTCGTAATCCCAGATAGTGAGCTCTGACACCACGACTCGGGACGACGCGACCGCCGAGTCCGACACCTACGTCCACCGGCCGGACGGCGTCGCCGTCGGCGGCGATAGCTCGGAGCCGGAGGCGACCGGTTTCGGTGACCGCGGCTGGGTGCTCGTCGGCGTCGTCGCGCTCTGTTTCCTCGTCATCCCCGGCGCGGTGTACCTCGTGCCGTCGCTCCCGGCGATGGCCGGCCTGCCGTACCTCGCGGCCATGCTGGCCCTGCCGATGCTCCCGGCGCTCGCGCTCGGCCTCGTCGCCGTCTGGTCGATGACTGCGGCGACCCGCGGCGACGGCTGAGTCGACCGACCCGTCGAGACCGTTCTCTCGGGCCGGCCGAACCGCGACGCCTGTTTTCACCCCCGATTCTCTCGCATCCGAGCCGCGCTCTCGTCTGGCGGTGTCGCACCCAGCCGCCGGTTCTCAGCGGTGGAATTGCGTGCCGATATAAATGGTTCCGACAAGGCTTATCCCGTTTCGTGGTTGACATTCACACGCACAGATGTTCGAACGCTTTTCCAGCAGTTACTTCCTCGGCCGATTGTACGTCGAACCGTACGACGGGACCGAGGCGGCGATTCACCGAACGGAACACGAGCGACTCAACGAGTGCGTCTACACCGACGGCCGCGGCGTCGAACGAGTCGACTACCCACTCGTGATGAAACTCGATACGGCCCACTTCCCGGTCGTCGGCGACGACGGCGTCCCCTCCGGAACGCTCGCGCTTCCCCGAGACGCCGTGGACGCAGACGCGCTCCCGGACGACAGACCGGTGCTTCTCGCCGACGCCCCGCGGGCCGCCGAGTTGCTCCGGTACGCCGGCTACGACCTCGACGACCTCGTCCCCGGCGGTCCCGGTGAGACCGACGGTCCCGGCCCGGACCGACCCGACGACAGGCTGGCCTGAGGCCCGGCCGTCGTCGCGGCGAGCGGGTTCCCGCGCCGTCCGCCTCGCGTCCGAACGCTCAAGTGGTCGGCCCGCACGCGTCCGTGTATGCTGGACGAGTTGTTGGGTCGAGCCGAGCTCAAAGCGCGCATCGCCGAGTTAGAAGACGAACGCGACGCGCTAGCTGGGCGTCTGGAGGGCGAGTCCGAGCGCCGAAAGGAGGCTGCCCGCGCGCGACAGGAGGCCGAGAAGGAGGTCAACCGCCTCGAAGACCGCATCACCGAACTCGAAGACCGCGTGGAGCGCCTCTCAGGCGACGACGACTCCCTCGACTTCCGCGGGACCGAGGACCTCCGCGGCGACCGCCTCCGCGAGGTGCTGTCCCGGCTGAACTCGCTTTCGACCGACGCGGAGGGCGCGCTCACCGCCGCCGTCTCCGACGACCGCTCGCTTCCCTCGGCCGCCGAGTCCGCGTTCGGCGACCGCGCCCCGCTCGTCCGCCGGGGCGCGCCCTGCGTCGCGCTCACCGACGACGCCGGTCTGGTGAGCGTCGCGCTCTCACCCCCGCGCCAACCCGACGGCTTCGACGCTTGGAGCGACGGCTTCGACCTCGACCCGACGTGGTTCCACCCGACCGAGACCACCGTGGTCGCCCTCGTCCGCGGCGACCTGTTCGCCCTCGGTCGCTACGAGGACGGCGACCTCGAATTCGTCGAGGGCTTCGAGAGCGACGTGAAGTCCGCCCACTCCAAAGGCGGGTTCTCGCAGGGGCGGTTCGAGCGCATCCGCGAGGGCCAAATCGACGACCACATCGACCGCTGTCACGAGGCGCTCGACGAGTTCCTCGGCGGCGACTCTGGCGCGGGCACGGGAGCCGCCGACGGCGACGCCGACCTCGTCGTCCTCGGCGAGCGAACCGTCCTCGGCGAGTTCCGCGAGCGGGCCGCGCTGACCGCGACCGTCGACGCCAGCGGCGACCCCGAAGCGGCGCTCACGGAGGCGTCCAGAGAGTTCTGGACCACGCGGCTCTACCGGCTCTGAGTCGGTGACGACGCCGCGGCCATTCTCCCGGCCGTTCTCCCAGCTGTCCTCGAATACTCGCAGACAACTCGGCGATATGACCCGGCAGTCGCCGCCGAATCGCCCCACCTTTTAGGGTGGCACGTAGTGACATCCTGTATGAACGACCCACAGCGAGTCGTCGTCCTCGCACACGAGAAGTTCCCCGACCGCGCGAAGACCGCCACGGGCGTCCTGAAGTACGCCGACTACGACGTGGTGGCCGTCCTCGACCGCGACAACCCCGGCACCTCCGCGGCCGACCACCGCCGCGACCTCCCCGACGTGCCCGTCGTCGCCTCGATGGCCGACGCGCCCGACGCCGACGCCCTCCTCATCGGCATCTCGCCCATCGGCGGCGCGTTCGACGAGACGTGGCGCGACGACGTTCGCACCGCCCTCGAACGCGGCTGTGACCTCATCTCCGGCCTTCACTACTTCCTCACCGAAGACGAGGAGTTCGTCCGACTCGCCGACGAACACGGCTGCGACATCAACGACGTTCGCAAGCCCCACGACGACCTCGGCGTCGCGCAGGGCAAGTCCGCCGACGTGGACGCCGAAGTCGTCCTCACGGTCGGCACCGACTGCTCGGTCGGCAAGATGACCGCGACGCTCGAACTCGTCGAGGCCGCCCGCGAGCGCGGCATCGACGCGGGCTTCATCCCGACCGGCCAGACCGGCATCATGATTGCGGGCTGGGGCAACCCCGTCGACCGCGTCGTGAGCGACTTCACCGCCGGCGCGGTCGAGGAGATGATTCTGGAGAAAGGCGACGAACACGACGTACTGTTCGTCGAGGGCCAGGGGAGCATCGTCCACCCGGCGTACTCCGCGGTCACCTGCGGCATCCTCCACGGCTCGATGGCCGACAAGCTCGTCCTCTGTCACGAGGCCACC
Proteins encoded in this window:
- a CDS encoding winged helix-turn-helix domain-containing protein; the encoded protein is MNRDETSAQLSRLVVRRSSFVRSLAERPRDKRELADDLDTSRSTVDRVVRELLDAGLAERSDGQYRLTCVGRRALDAYDECLDSLRGVHAARDLLSMLPADAPLDPAFLTGATVHTSTPNIPDSAIQELFSSIEHAERVYGVAPVALVGQLRPFYETATAGGTVVEMIIADELFDRLVAVPTSRAVIEDQLRHESVTLYRGEVPFRFGLWVTESEAGIVIYTDTGVGGVARNDTEAAVEWANEQFETLRENAERLTLDSLDEVTDGE
- a CDS encoding Vms1/Ankzf1 family peptidyl-tRNA hydrolase; this encodes MLDELLGRAELKARIAELEDERDALAGRLEGESERRKEAARARQEAEKEVNRLEDRITELEDRVERLSGDDDSLDFRGTEDLRGDRLREVLSRLNSLSTDAEGALTAAVSDDRSLPSAAESAFGDRAPLVRRGAPCVALTDDAGLVSVALSPPRQPDGFDAWSDGFDLDPTWFHPTETTVVALVRGDLFALGRYEDGDLEFVEGFESDVKSAHSKGGFSQGRFERIREGQIDDHIDRCHEALDEFLGGDSGAGTGAADGDADLVVLGERTVLGEFRERAALTATVDASGDPEAALTEASREFWTTRLYRL
- the ilvD gene encoding dihydroxy-acid dehydratase, which codes for MSQQSPREEDPDDVFSSGKDPNLRSTEVTEGPDKAPHRAMFRAMGFDDEDFSSPMVGVPNPAADITPCNVHLDDVADAAIEGIDAAGGMPIEFGTVTISDAISMGTEGMKASLISREVIADSVELVSFGERMDALVTVAGCDKNLPGMMMAAIRTDLPSVFLYGGSIMPGQHEGREVTVQNVFEGVGTYAEGDMSAEELDDLERHACPGAGSCGGMFTANTMASISEALGLAPLGSASAPAESDERYENARRAGEVVLDCVENDRRPSDILSKKSFENAITLQVATGGSTNAVLHLLALAAEAGVDLDIEEFDEISRRTPKIANLQPGGTRVMNDLHEIGGIPVVIRRLVEAGLFHGDAMTVTGRTIAEELDHLDLPDDDGLEADFLYTVDEPYQEEGAIKILTGNLAPDGAVLKVTGDDAFHHTGPARVFENEEDAMRYVQEGHIEEGDVIAIRNEGPRGGPGMREMLGVTAAVVGQGHEDDVALLTDGRFSGATRGPMVGHVAPEATEGGPIGLLEDGDEVTVDIPNRELSVDLSDEELEARKEDWEPKPPAYTSGVLAKYARDFGSAANGAVTNPALTRDE
- a CDS encoding zinc-binding dehydrogenase, which codes for MKAVQFTEHGDRDVLEYGDFPDPEVGPDEVLVDVKAASLNHLDIWTRRGLPGVELEMPHIPGSDMAGVVTEVGERVTRFEAGDHVALIAGLADGGDEFSRKGDPTLAPDFRIIGEHTRGVHAEFAAIPEENLVPVPEDVPWEVAGSASLVFQTAWRMLVDRGELRPGEKVLVLGASGGVGHAAVQIADYAGAEVYATASTDEKLEYAKECGADHVINYEEDDFSKEIRKLTDGRGVDMVVDHIGEATYKQSLKSLVKGGRVVTCGATTGPDPGAGLNYIFWNQLSVIGSTMATPGEADEVLDLVWDGTFEPRIRETLPMSEIDRAHELIEERQGFGKVVVIPDSEL
- a CDS encoding DUF5802 family protein; the encoded protein is MFERFSSSYFLGRLYVEPYDGTEAAIHRTEHERLNECVYTDGRGVERVDYPLVMKLDTAHFPVVGDDGVPSGTLALPRDAVDADALPDDRPVLLADAPRAAELLRYAGYDLDDLVPGGPGETDGPGPDRPDDRLA
- a CDS encoding DUF1611 domain-containing protein: MNDPQRVVVLAHEKFPDRAKTATGVLKYADYDVVAVLDRDNPGTSAADHRRDLPDVPVVASMADAPDADALLIGISPIGGAFDETWRDDVRTALERGCDLISGLHYFLTEDEEFVRLADEHGCDINDVRKPHDDLGVAQGKSADVDAEVVLTVGTDCSVGKMTATLELVEAARERGIDAGFIPTGQTGIMIAGWGNPVDRVVSDFTAGAVEEMILEKGDEHDVLFVEGQGSIVHPAYSAVTCGILHGSMADKLVLCHEATREAIHGYEEFALPDLSEYVSLYENLADPVHEADVVAGMLNTSHVDDDVEAAEAVDAFADELGVPAVDPVRFGSADLVDEVF
- a CDS encoding molybdenum cofactor biosynthesis protein B, with translation MSDHDHHHGEGDHNHGEHDNGHHHGEGDHDHHHGDHDHDHHHHDIDDLDAAVLTISSTRDVDDDPAGDAIAELLREAGHSVSVRRVVDDDYDEIQTAVARMADRGDVDVTVTTGGTGVTPDDRTVEATAQLFGKTLPGFGELFRRLSYDEIGTKVVGTRATAGVVDGMPTFCLPGNENAARLGTAEIIVPEAPHLTGLARRDAE